One segment of Methanobacterium formicicum DSM 3637 DNA contains the following:
- a CDS encoding tetratricopeptide repeat protein gives MKYVLCKECKGYYILQEGESINDFGNCRCGGELEYVETHSENLNKNQDWNEDESEKLNGGYLQCDKCHGYYVLQKGEKLEDFIKCQCGGKLEYVKTHDEVMRKFQPMDEDLETDYQQFNNRGLALYHKKKYSPAIKLYDKALKIHPDFPEALNNKGNAIIQMIKNKKSMERIKGYKQALSCYNKALEIQPSNLDILNNKGLALAYLGDYENSYKVFEEAVKIDPHDLGTKITGKKVSQIITNQYTQKGYDKLKNGNYNEAVKYFNKLLEIKPDDIDALMYKGGAMFATRNYEAAIKCFDVVIYIKKDHSIAWFSKGEALERLERYDDATLCYEKTVEISSQRRGNLKAENISPVLNMDLITDAQEHIKRLKGL, from the coding sequence ATGAAGTACGTACTATGCAAAGAATGTAAAGGTTATTACATACTGCAGGAAGGAGAATCTATAAATGATTTTGGAAACTGCAGATGTGGGGGCGAGTTAGAGTACGTTGAAACCCATAGTGAGAATCTAAACAAAAATCAGGACTGGAATGAAGATGAATCCGAGAAGTTAAATGGTGGTTATTTACAGTGTGATAAATGTCATGGGTACTACGTATTACAAAAAGGGGAAAAACTGGAGGATTTTATAAAATGCCAGTGTGGAGGAAAGTTAGAGTACGTTAAAACCCATGATGAGGTAATGAGAAAATTCCAACCAATGGATGAAGATCTTGAAACTGATTACCAACAGTTTAACAACAGGGGACTGGCTCTTTATCATAAGAAAAAGTACTCCCCGGCCATTAAACTATATGATAAGGCCCTGAAGATCCATCCAGATTTTCCAGAAGCCCTGAACAACAAGGGAAACGCCATCATTCAGATGATAAAAAATAAAAAATCAATGGAACGGATCAAAGGATATAAACAGGCCCTTTCCTGTTATAATAAAGCCCTGGAGATTCAACCTTCCAATTTAGATATTTTAAACAACAAAGGATTAGCCCTGGCTTATCTGGGTGATTATGAGAATTCTTACAAGGTCTTTGAAGAGGCAGTGAAGATCGATCCACATGACCTGGGAACCAAGATAACAGGTAAGAAAGTATCCCAAATCATTACAAACCAATACACTCAAAAAGGTTATGATAAACTAAAAAACGGTAATTACAATGAGGCTGTAAAGTATTTTAACAAATTACTGGAAATTAAACCGGATGATATAGATGCCCTGATGTATAAAGGCGGGGCAATGTTTGCCACCCGGAACTATGAAGCGGCAATAAAATGCTTTGATGTGGTGATCTACATTAAAAAAGACCATTCCATAGCATGGTTCAGTAAGGGAGAGGCACTGGAGCGGTTAGAAAGATATGATGATGCAACCCTGTGTTATGAAAAGACTGTGGAAATCAGTTCCCAGCGAAGGGGAAACCTCAAGGCCGAGAACATATCACCGGTACTGAACATGGACCTAATTACCGATGCACAGGAACATATAAAGAGATTAAAAGGATTATAA